In Porphyromonas cangingivalis, a genomic segment contains:
- a CDS encoding type II toxin-antitoxin system HipA family toxin — MNNIKQIEVIYDNRLVGRLALTKEGLCAFEYSAEWLGTGFSISPFELPLKSGVFIAKRDPFEGGFGVFDDCLPDGWGLLILDRYLQQKGIIPRTLSLLDRLALVGSTGRGALEFRPDRSVVSQKDFADFEQLAVEAERILDSDDYSGESIMEFQYRGGSPGGARPKIFVRYDDKEWLVKFRAKRDPKRIGIEEYHYSLLAKKCRIEMPDTHLFEDKYFGVERFDRTKNGKLHVISVAGLIGADYRLSSIDYIHIFKACLALSRNMAEMWKVYRLMVFNVLIENKDDHAKNFSFIYRDEDWHLAPAYDLLPSDGIGGFRTTSINGSITPTKEDIFAVAVKVGLDKKEAIKIFEEMEGIIREQK, encoded by the coding sequence ATGAATAACATCAAACAGATAGAGGTCATCTATGACAATCGTTTGGTCGGTCGATTGGCTCTGACAAAAGAGGGACTATGTGCATTTGAATACTCGGCAGAATGGCTCGGAACAGGCTTCTCTATCTCTCCGTTTGAGTTGCCACTGAAGAGTGGAGTCTTCATAGCTAAACGAGATCCTTTTGAAGGAGGTTTTGGTGTCTTTGATGACTGCCTGCCGGATGGCTGGGGGCTACTTATCCTTGATAGGTACTTACAACAAAAGGGGATCATCCCTCGGACGCTGTCGTTGTTGGATCGTCTTGCCCTGGTGGGCTCTACGGGGCGTGGAGCACTCGAGTTCAGACCAGATAGGAGCGTTGTGTCACAGAAAGACTTCGCTGACTTCGAACAGCTGGCAGTAGAGGCAGAGCGAATCCTCGACAGCGATGATTATTCAGGAGAAAGCATTATGGAATTTCAGTACAGAGGGGGTTCTCCGGGAGGAGCACGTCCAAAAATTTTTGTTCGTTACGACGACAAAGAATGGCTGGTAAAGTTCAGGGCAAAAAGAGATCCGAAACGGATAGGTATCGAAGAGTATCACTACTCCCTCCTCGCCAAAAAGTGCAGGATTGAAATGCCAGACACACACCTTTTCGAAGATAAATACTTCGGAGTCGAACGCTTTGATCGCACAAAAAATGGCAAGCTGCACGTAATAAGCGTTGCGGGACTTATCGGTGCAGATTATCGTTTGTCGAGCATCGACTACATCCATATCTTCAAAGCCTGCCTGGCACTGTCCCGGAATATGGCCGAGATGTGGAAAGTCTACCGTCTGATGGTATTCAATGTCCTTATAGAGAATAAGGATGACCATGCAAAAAACTTCTCGTTCATCTATCGTGATGAAGATTGGCACTTGGCTCCGGCTTATGACTTATTGCCAAGTGATGGTATCGGAGGGTTTAGGACAACGTCGATCAATGGTAGTATAACTCCGACAAAGGAGGATATCTTCGCCGTCGCAGTAAAAGTGGGGCTGGATAAGAAGGAGGCTATAAAAATCTTTGAGGAAATGGAGGGCATCATTCGGGAACAGAAATGA
- a CDS encoding helix-turn-helix domain-containing protein → MNNILAFNVPNLDDIASQIADRVKTRRLELNLTQEGLATRSGIKFATYRRFEQTGEISLKGLLRIGLALNALSEFELLFAQKQYQTLDEVLNEKNTTRKRGKKNE, encoded by the coding sequence ATGAATAATATATTAGCATTTAATGTGCCTAACCTCGATGATATTGCATCACAGATTGCAGATAGAGTCAAGACTCGAAGATTAGAACTCAATCTGACTCAAGAAGGATTAGCAACAAGATCAGGGATTAAGTTTGCAACCTACCGAAGATTTGAGCAGACGGGGGAGATTTCACTGAAAGGGTTACTCCGAATAGGTCTTGCATTGAATGCCTTATCCGAGTTTGAACTGCTTTTTGCACAGAAACAGTATCAAACGCTGGATGAAGTGTTGAATGAAAAAAACACCACTCGAAAAAGAGGAAAGAAGAATGAATAA
- a CDS encoding Dps family protein, producing the protein MNTNILSILNIKADYAQEMNAKLNKLAATLHVYYSNLRGFHWHVEGKSFFTFHEELEKMYDAEAERIDEVAERILQLGGVPVRLYADIEKLSEIKQSEIITCSSEISKNLLETVAVLIRLEREIATLAADNNDDVTAGMMSEYIAGQEKLVWMLTAFLK; encoded by the coding sequence ATGAACACTAACATTCTTTCAATCCTGAACATTAAGGCTGACTACGCGCAAGAGATGAACGCAAAGCTCAACAAGCTCGCAGCAACACTTCACGTGTACTACTCTAACCTTCGTGGTTTTCACTGGCATGTCGAAGGTAAGTCATTCTTCACTTTCCACGAAGAGTTAGAAAAGATGTACGACGCTGAAGCAGAGCGCATCGATGAAGTGGCAGAACGCATCCTTCAACTTGGCGGAGTCCCTGTACGCCTCTATGCTGATATCGAGAAGCTTTCGGAGATCAAACAGTCAGAGATCATCACTTGTTCAAGCGAAATCTCCAAGAATCTCCTTGAGACCGTCGCAGTCCTCATCCGTCTCGAAAGAGAGATTGCTACCCTTGCAGCTGACAACAACGACGACGTCACTGCAGGCATGATGTCCGAGTACATCGCAGGTCAAGAGAAGCTTGTCTGGATGCTCACAGCATTTTTGAAGTAA
- a CDS encoding LysR substrate-binding domain-containing protein, producing the protein MNIQQLEYLLALRKYRHFVRAAEECGVTQPTLSAMIAKLEDELGVKLLDRSSQPISLSPIGDRVADQAVEVLRGIRGIEGLVAEERDEISGVVSIGILPTVAPFLLPLLLPICHKYMGNMEIRFVELTTSACEAALRDGTIDVAILAGDLQGNKFVTHTIYYEEFVGYVSHNEPLFSASFIRSSEIEPDSLWLLDEGHCFRNQLIRFCEFKKTHPKRINFTLGGIETYMRLVEAGHGVTFIPELAIETLSKAQKEHLRRFAIPRPVRPVMLVHSPSYMRTKVIEHLTSLILSAVPERMHTIHKDQTMANRIQ; encoded by the coding sequence ATGAACATCCAACAGTTAGAATATCTCCTTGCCTTGCGCAAGTACCGCCACTTCGTAAGAGCGGCCGAAGAGTGTGGTGTCACACAGCCGACACTCAGTGCGATGATAGCCAAACTCGAAGACGAACTCGGGGTCAAACTCCTCGACCGATCCTCACAGCCCATATCTCTCTCTCCGATAGGCGACAGAGTGGCCGACCAAGCTGTCGAGGTACTGAGGGGCATCAGAGGCATAGAGGGTCTCGTAGCCGAAGAGCGAGACGAGATATCGGGGGTGGTCTCGATAGGCATACTGCCGACGGTGGCACCGTTCTTGCTTCCCTTGCTACTGCCGATATGCCACAAGTATATGGGCAATATGGAGATAAGGTTCGTCGAACTCACAACTTCTGCTTGTGAAGCCGCCCTGAGGGATGGCACGATAGATGTAGCGATACTTGCAGGGGATCTGCAAGGCAATAAGTTTGTCACCCATACCATATACTATGAGGAGTTCGTGGGGTACGTGAGTCATAATGAGCCACTGTTCTCGGCTTCGTTCATTCGTAGTTCGGAGATCGAGCCCGATTCGCTGTGGTTGCTGGATGAGGGGCACTGCTTCCGCAACCAACTCATCCGATTCTGCGAATTCAAGAAGACCCACCCCAAGCGGATCAACTTCACCCTCGGCGGTATCGAGACTTACATGAGACTGGTCGAAGCCGGACATGGCGTGACCTTCATCCCCGAGCTCGCCATAGAGACCCTCTCCAAAGCCCAAAAGGAACACCTGCGTCGCTTCGCCATCCCTCGCCCTGTGCGTCCGGTGATGTTGGTACACAGCCCTTCATATATGCGTACCAAGGTGATCGAACATCTGACCTCTCTCATCCTCTCCGCTGTACCCGAGCGCATGCATACGATACACAAGGATCAGACGATGGCCAACAGGATCCAATAA
- a CDS encoding tetratricopeptide repeat protein, whose translation MLIDKQKSNGNMKFCFLIGSGASRSSGIATGGTLAGVWYKEIESDTEKAKFEQWKKKEGIDEKDLAASYSAIYKERFQNCPESGYEALIKIMEGKNPSIGYIILAKIIVDEGHNVVITTNFDNLLEDAIRTYTEKKPFIAGHERLADYVPKRSDRPIIVKVHRDLYLQPKSDTEETSELSEQWKSVLDDILSNYYLIVIGYGGNDGSLMKYLEAKKDERKGNFRRKNIYWCLMEGEAIPEKIRKVLDQEDRIVRIKGFDELMYQCYIRLGFDFLDEIEKIDPTPPHKLLAPSYERIASLQKQKKELAEKLEKREKEEESNQISDSDTLIYLFRIGIENDLDKKDALFKEALQKYPNDLELLSQYANFLTDIRKEHDKAEEYYKKAIEIDEKDPDNLGNYAIFLEDIRKDYDKAEQYYKKAIEIDEKHPNNLGNYAIFLKDIRKDYDKAEEYYKKAIEIDEKKPNILRSYAIFLDDIRKDYDKAEQYYKKAIEADGKNPNNLGNYAIFLKDIREDYDKAEQYYKKAIEADGKNPNNLGNYAIFLKDIRKDYDKAEQYYKKAIEADEKDPDNLGNYAIFLKNIREDYDKAEQYYKKAIEADGKNPNNLGNYAIFLKDIRKDYDKAEQYYKKAIEADEKDPDNLGNYAIFLGNIRKDYDKAEQYYKKAIEIDEKDPDNLGNYAIFLKDIRKDYDKAEQYYKKAIEIDGKKPNILGSYAIFLHSIRKDYDKAEQYYKKAIEVDGKNPNNLGNYAIFLKDIRKDYDKAEQYYKKAIEADGKNPNNLGNYAIFLKDIRKDYDKAEQYYKKTIEIDEKHPNNLGNYAIFLKDIRKDYDKAEEYYKKAIEADEKHPNNLGNYAIFLDDIRKDYDKAEQYYKKAIEADGKNPNNLGNYAIFLKDIRKDYDKAEQYYKKTIEIDEKHPNNLGNYAIFLKDIRKDYDKAEEYYKKAIEIDGKKPNILGSYAIFLKDIRKDYDKAEEYYKKAIEADEKHPNNLGNYAIFLDDIRKDYDKAEQYYKKAIEADGKDPNILGNYAHLLIVNKEDLVSAKHYIQEAFDYIPNATDKETYYNTILAELWFYRYAHYYEEHGVEAEKELTHLLDTGVKSPGWDLAKDIEMAKKNNHPHIEKVEEFAKRLTEPEA comes from the coding sequence ATGCTGATTGACAAGCAGAAGTCCAATGGGAACATGAAGTTCTGTTTTCTTATAGGCTCCGGTGCTTCTCGATCTTCAGGGATTGCAACAGGAGGTACATTGGCAGGTGTTTGGTACAAGGAAATTGAATCTGACACAGAAAAGGCCAAATTCGAGCAATGGAAGAAAAAAGAGGGCATTGATGAGAAGGATTTGGCTGCGTCATACTCTGCCATCTACAAAGAAAGGTTTCAAAACTGCCCCGAAAGTGGATATGAGGCGCTTATCAAAATCATGGAGGGGAAGAACCCTTCTATAGGATACATTATTCTTGCCAAAATCATTGTAGATGAGGGGCATAATGTCGTTATCACGACGAACTTCGACAACCTCTTGGAGGATGCCATAAGGACTTATACCGAAAAGAAACCGTTCATCGCCGGACATGAAAGACTTGCGGACTACGTGCCCAAACGGAGTGATCGACCCATCATAGTCAAGGTTCACCGTGACCTATACCTACAGCCCAAGTCCGATACTGAAGAGACGAGTGAGCTATCAGAGCAATGGAAAAGTGTACTGGATGACATCTTATCCAACTACTACCTCATTGTCATTGGATACGGAGGAAATGATGGCAGCTTGATGAAATATCTGGAAGCTAAAAAAGATGAGAGAAAAGGCAATTTCCGAAGGAAAAACATTTATTGGTGCCTGATGGAGGGAGAGGCTATACCGGAAAAAATTCGGAAGGTATTAGATCAAGAAGATCGAATCGTCAGGATTAAGGGCTTTGATGAACTTATGTATCAGTGTTATATTCGTTTAGGTTTTGATTTTTTGGATGAAATAGAAAAGATCGATCCCACTCCCCCTCATAAACTGCTCGCTCCAAGTTATGAGCGTATAGCCTCTTTGCAAAAGCAGAAGAAAGAGTTGGCTGAGAAGCTTGAAAAGAGAGAGAAAGAAGAAGAATCCAATCAGATCTCGGATTCTGACACATTAATTTATCTATTTAGAATAGGTATAGAAAATGACCTTGACAAGAAGGATGCTCTATTCAAAGAAGCTCTACAAAAATATCCCAACGACTTGGAATTATTAAGTCAGTATGCGAACTTCTTGACAGATATACGTAAGGAGCATGATAAAGCGGAAGAATATTACAAAAAGGCAATTGAAATAGATGAAAAGGACCCAGATAATCTCGGAAACTATGCTATCTTCTTGGAGGACATCCGCAAAGACTATGACAAAGCGGAACAGTATTACAAAAAGGCAATTGAAATAGATGAAAAACACCCGAATAATCTCGGAAACTATGCAATATTCTTGAAGGATATCCGTAAGGACTATGACAAGGCGGAAGAGTATTACAAAAAGGCCATTGAAATCGATGAAAAAAAACCGAATATACTGCGGAGCTATGCTATCTTCTTGGATGATATCCGCAAGGACTATGACAAAGCGGAACAGTATTACAAAAAGGCAATTGAGGCAGATGGGAAAAACCCAAATAACCTCGGGAACTATGCAATATTCTTGAAGGATATACGTGAGGATTATGACAAAGCGGAACAGTATTACAAAAAGGCCATTGAGGCAGATGGGAAAAACCCAAATAACCTCGGGAACTATGCAATATTCTTGAAGGATATCCGCAAGGACTATGACAAAGCGGAACAGTATTACAAAAAGGCCATTGAGGCAGATGAAAAGGACCCAGATAACCTCGGAAACTATGCAATATTCTTGAAGAATATACGTGAGGATTATGACAAAGCGGAACAGTATTACAAAAAGGCCATTGAGGCAGATGGGAAAAACCCAAATAACCTCGGGAACTATGCAATATTCTTGAAGGATATCCGCAAGGACTATGACAAGGCGGAACAGTATTACAAAAAGGCCATTGAGGCAGATGAAAAGGACCCAGATAACCTCGGAAACTATGCTATCTTCTTGGGGAATATCCGCAAGGACTATGACAAGGCGGAACAGTATTACAAAAAGGCCATTGAAATAGATGAAAAGGACCCAGATAATCTCGGAAACTATGCTATCTTCTTGAAGGATATACGTAAGGACTATGACAAGGCGGAACAGTATTACAAAAAGGCTATTGAAATCGATGGAAAAAAACCGAATATACTGGGGAGCTATGCTATCTTCTTACACAGCATCCGTAAGGACTATGACAAGGCGGAACAGTATTACAAAAAGGCCATTGAGGTAGATGGGAAAAACCCAAATAACCTCGGGAACTATGCAATATTCTTGAAGGATATCCGCAAGGACTATGACAAGGCGGAACAGTATTACAAAAAGGCCATTGAGGCAGATGGGAAAAACCCAAATAACCTCGGGAACTATGCAATATTCTTGAAGGATATCCGCAAGGACTATGACAAAGCGGAACAGTATTACAAAAAGACCATTGAAATAGATGAAAAACACCCGAATAATCTCGGAAACTATGCTATCTTCTTGAAGGATATACGCAAGGACTATGACAAGGCGGAAGAGTATTACAAAAAGGCCATTGAGGCAGATGAAAAACACCCGAATAACCTCGGAAACTATGCTATCTTCTTGGATGATATCCGCAAGGACTATGACAAGGCGGAACAGTATTACAAAAAGGCCATTGAGGCAGATGGGAAAAACCCAAATAACCTCGGGAACTATGCAATATTCTTGAAGGATATCCGCAAGGACTATGACAAAGCGGAACAGTATTACAAAAAGACCATTGAAATAGATGAAAAACACCCGAATAATCTCGGAAACTATGCAATATTCTTGAAGGATATCCGTAAGGACTATGACAAGGCGGAAGAGTATTACAAAAAGGCCATTGAAATCGATGGAAAAAAACCGAATATACTGGGGAGCTATGCTATCTTCTTGAAGGATATACGCAAGGACTATGACAAGGCGGAAGAGTATTACAAAAAGGCCATTGAGGCAGATGAAAAACACCCGAATAACCTCGGAAACTATGCTATCTTCTTGGATGATATACGCAAGGACTATGACAAGGCGGAACAGTATTACAAAAAGGCCATTGAGGCAGATGGAAAAGACCCAAATATCCTCGGGAACTATGCTCATCTCTTAATTGTAAATAAAGAAGACTTAGTCTCTGCGAAGCACTACATTCAAGAAGCATTTGACTATATTCCAAATGCGACAGACAAAGAAACGTATTATAATACTATTCTTGCTGAGCTATGGTTTTATCGGTATGCCCATTATTACGAAGAACATGGAGTAGAAGCAGAAAAAGAATTAACGCATCTGCTTGACACCGGAGTTAAATCTCCGGGGTGGGATCTGGCAAAAGATATAGAGATGGCCAAGAAAAACAATCACCCTCACATTGAAAAGGTCGAGGAGTTTGCAAAGCGTCTGACAGAGCCGGAGGCTTGA
- a CDS encoding Arc family DNA-binding protein, translating to MSKNNPTKSFVLRIDTETMNAIEAWAADEFRSTNGQLQWIISEALKKSGRLKKKKNKPVVPASEEDPNEP from the coding sequence ATGAGCAAAAACAATCCCACCAAAAGTTTCGTCCTCCGGATAGACACCGAGACGATGAACGCCATCGAAGCATGGGCGGCGGATGAGTTTCGCTCAACCAACGGTCAACTCCAATGGATCATCTCCGAAGCTCTCAAAAAGAGTGGAAGGCTGAAGAAAAAGAAAAACAAACCTGTCGTCCCGGCTTCGGAAGAAGACCCCAACGAGCCTTGA
- a CDS encoding SPFH domain-containing protein has translation MKKEFDFSGVTLNGFAMLFLNIFLIIGSILGGIYWGSRDAFPAQDLLMFTCIGVFILTCFLWAGFMLLEPGEARVCVFFGKYRGTFSKTGYYWVNPFIQAKKVSLRARNLEVKPIKVNDKIGNPVMIGLVLVWKLKDTYKAFFEIDAQTMAASAVKGAEKVQSVGHVMEAFENFVKVQSDAALRQVAVQYAYDNEDPNSDELSLRSGGEEINEQLEAKLNERLAMAGIEVVEARLNYLAYAPEIAAVMLRRQQASAIISAREKIVEGAVSMVKMALTQISEENIVDLDEEKKAAMVSNLLVVLCADESAQPIVNAGTLNH, from the coding sequence ATGAAAAAAGAATTCGACTTTTCGGGCGTGACACTCAATGGCTTTGCCATGCTTTTTCTCAACATCTTTCTCATCATAGGATCGATCCTCGGAGGAATATATTGGGGTTCGAGGGACGCCTTCCCTGCACAAGACCTCCTTATGTTCACATGTATCGGTGTATTTATCCTGACATGCTTCCTATGGGCAGGCTTTATGTTGCTCGAACCGGGAGAAGCAAGGGTGTGCGTGTTCTTCGGCAAATACCGGGGCACTTTTTCCAAGACCGGCTACTATTGGGTTAACCCCTTCATCCAAGCAAAGAAAGTTTCTCTACGTGCCCGCAACCTCGAAGTGAAGCCCATTAAGGTGAACGATAAGATCGGTAATCCCGTGATGATCGGCTTGGTGCTTGTGTGGAAGCTCAAAGACACCTACAAAGCATTCTTCGAGATTGACGCTCAGACCATGGCTGCATCGGCTGTCAAGGGGGCAGAGAAAGTACAATCCGTGGGACATGTCATGGAGGCTTTCGAAAACTTTGTCAAGGTGCAGAGCGATGCGGCTCTCAGACAAGTGGCCGTACAATACGCTTACGACAACGAAGACCCGAACAGCGATGAACTCTCTCTGCGTAGCGGGGGCGAAGAGATCAACGAACAACTCGAAGCCAAGCTCAACGAACGCCTTGCCATGGCAGGTATCGAGGTCGTCGAAGCTCGTCTCAATTATCTCGCCTATGCACCCGAGATTGCTGCCGTGATGCTCCGCCGTCAGCAGGCAAGTGCGATCATCAGTGCAAGAGAGAAGATCGTCGAGGGTGCAGTATCCATGGTCAAGATGGCACTGACTCAGATATCTGAAGAAAATATCGTCGATCTTGATGAGGAAAAGAAGGCCGCCATGGTGAGCAACCTACTTGTCGTCCTCTGTGCCGATGAGTCTGCACAACCCATAGTGAATGCAGGCACCCTCAATCACTGA
- a CDS encoding DUF6345 domain-containing protein, which produces MSYKKFIAENPFPAETESATKGVNLGGTSGTYGACSIEDFLPRTSDLNLTHDDAEGFLDYVTRFTPANFWYKDRNVAVWLYEETYDNWQDRYGMDAVKVFYHSGHGNMFPDGIFAAPMGSIWDNRATAWSDNMAFANEKLRYLFWSTCLGLRISEGHNPIRTWSRANKGGLRMIFGYDTVSYDNKNYGKFFWNEWNKGRSFKDAFIEASWRISHRQSPVVCAMGANQAEAKARLANERFFYTPGVCSNYWAWEWRNAVRKAKRESANLLKEPRNKNALILAPDMLDDTLFSAIGNKAGLTKRTASTIKIDDMGTRIIGTKDLRVSVNRAGHVSLDMAKANYRNTELIGENKALKLAEGFISELGLAKGIKLEQATTYHTMQGGGNAKTEELYDPKVIETIIQFRQEHDNLKSVNSGHGLISVAVDNDGKITRVFSSLKPIVDEREQASAPRKGKSAPAKEFTRSRDELFQQQIDRIIGGKDYSTVNFDERTKTLLTRETADITPTVKIIDEKIGYDFSSNIVKPVHQRDVEIAVGPYAKRYKLRVDL; this is translated from the coding sequence ATGAGCTACAAAAAATTTATTGCGGAAAATCCTTTTCCCGCAGAGACAGAATCCGCAACAAAGGGCGTCAACTTGGGAGGGACAAGTGGAACTTACGGTGCTTGCAGCATCGAAGACTTCTTGCCTCGAACGTCTGACCTTAATCTGACACATGACGACGCTGAGGGCTTCCTGGACTATGTCACAAGATTCACCCCTGCAAACTTTTGGTATAAAGACCGGAATGTAGCTGTTTGGCTCTATGAGGAGACTTATGACAATTGGCAAGATCGGTATGGGATGGATGCTGTGAAAGTCTTCTATCACTCCGGGCATGGAAATATGTTTCCTGATGGGATCTTTGCTGCACCTATGGGAAGCATCTGGGACAATCGAGCGACGGCTTGGTCTGACAACATGGCCTTTGCCAATGAAAAACTAAGGTACCTCTTCTGGTCTACTTGTCTCGGTCTAAGAATTTCAGAAGGACACAATCCTATTCGTACTTGGTCTCGCGCAAACAAAGGGGGGCTGAGAATGATCTTCGGATACGACACCGTCAGCTATGACAACAAGAATTATGGCAAATTCTTCTGGAATGAGTGGAACAAAGGCCGTTCCTTCAAAGATGCTTTCATTGAGGCGAGTTGGAGAATATCGCACCGCCAAAGTCCTGTGGTATGTGCCATGGGAGCCAACCAAGCTGAAGCCAAGGCAAGACTAGCCAACGAGAGATTTTTTTACACACCCGGAGTCTGCAGTAACTATTGGGCTTGGGAATGGCGCAACGCCGTCAGAAAAGCCAAAAGAGAAAGTGCAAACTTGCTGAAAGAACCTCGCAACAAGAATGCACTAATCCTTGCACCGGATATGCTCGATGATACTCTGTTCTCTGCTATTGGCAACAAGGCCGGTCTCACCAAACGCACGGCTTCAACCATCAAGATTGATGACATGGGGACACGTATCATAGGAACAAAAGACCTGCGAGTAAGTGTCAATAGAGCAGGACACGTAAGCCTCGACATGGCAAAGGCAAACTACCGAAACACAGAGCTAATAGGAGAGAATAAGGCTCTCAAACTCGCAGAAGGCTTCATCTCCGAACTCGGCTTGGCAAAAGGGATAAAATTGGAACAAGCTACGACGTACCACACAATGCAAGGTGGTGGCAACGCAAAGACCGAAGAGCTCTATGATCCCAAAGTAATCGAAACCATCATCCAGTTCCGCCAAGAACACGACAACCTCAAGAGTGTGAACTCGGGACATGGGTTGATATCTGTAGCGGTAGACAATGATGGTAAGATCACAAGGGTGTTCAGTTCTCTCAAACCCATCGTCGACGAACGTGAGCAGGCCAGTGCTCCAAGGAAGGGAAAATCCGCTCCTGCAAAGGAATTTACAAGATCAAGAGACGAACTCTTCCAACAACAGATTGACAGAATCATAGGTGGCAAGGATTATTCTACCGTCAATTTTGATGAACGCACCAAAACCCTCTTGACACGAGAAACAGCAGACATAACTCCAACCGTGAAGATCATCGACGAAAAGATCGGATATGATTTCTCTTCAAACATTGTAAAGCCTGTACATCAGCGTGATGTAGAGATCGCTGTCGGCCCTTATGCTAAGCGATACAAACTCAGAGTCGATCTATAA